The nucleotide sequence ACCTGCCATTTCGGTTTGCACGCAAATGCATCAGCAAAGTTTTCAAAACATCATATCCAATCATGCATCGCCGTAGATGTTGCTTACCGCATTGGAACATGCGATACAGCTGCTCGAGGAATAGCCCATGAGAGTTAATAAGCTGTACTGCGATAGTGATCCTCGCATCTGGTGTGGCAATAGACCAGACGGACGCTCACTGCTTGTGCCAGCGATATCTCCTGGAGCATGTATCCTGCACAATGCAGTAAGTAAATCAACCATCACTTGCATTGTTTCCTCACCCACCTTTTACATAGCAGGTTCCAAGAGGTTCAGCTGCTTACCCATCTGGATGATTTAACAGTCTTGTGAAGAGGTCAGCAGCATGGCCAGATGCAATGGAGGCCAGTCCAGGTCGTGTTACTGTACACTGTTGGTCCAGCGTTCGGTTGGAGACCGACTGCATCCCAAGATCACAAAAACATGATATATGATGGTTGCAGTTAATAATTTACTGAGAAGATGAGCATAACTTCAGAAACCTAAGGCAACAAACATTACATCAACAGGAGCGATAACGTCATTGCAGAAATAGCACCCCAGTCTTTGACCCCCAAGAACATAAAAACATGATATATGATGGTTGCAGTTAATAATTTACTGAGAAGATGAGCATAACTTCAGAAACCTAAGGCAACAAACATTACATCAACAGGAGCGATAACGTCATTGCAGAAATAGCACCCCAGTCTTTGACCCCCAAGAACATCTTCTGCAGACAGCTTGTTCATGGCAGCAACCATATCTGAACCTTCAGAATTTGTTCCTGGACCAGCTCCATGTCGCATGGCAAGGTAGCTATCATATCCTAGGGCTGCAGTAATAGCAATCTGCAGTATAATGGGAGGCATTATATAGCATATAACTTCCAGTGTGTACATTATTCAAGAATAAGGACAGGGTTTACCTTGTTTTCATTCGCACAGAGAAGCGTTGGCAGCCACCTACTTTCCCTTGTGTCAGTCAGCAAGAAGACAGCATCATGGGTAGCTACTAACTCCTGGAGACGCTCGCAAGCTTTAAGCACACCAGCAGCTTCTTTAGATGATACAGGGTGCCCTGGCATCGGTATTTCCATTTGAATTCCTTCAACCTCCTACAGCgcagattttttttttcaaaatgttgTTAAAAAAATGGAAGTACTGTTTCCAGGGAAGGGAAGTGAAAACTTACCACTGACGAACATCTCTCTTTTAGATGCTCCAGTACCGCTGTCGCTTTTGGGGTCTTGCGGTCTTTAGTTGTGTAAAGTGATTGTCTTGCCAAATTTGACACAACAACACAACCACTGTCAACAATTGTTAGATTCCGAACACCATAATCCTGAAAAAGTTAGTATCCACCATGATTAACAAGATGCTCTGTGAGTCTATGTCGGTAGTTCAACATAAAAGTAGCACGAACCATAAGACTAACCATAAGAATACGAGCAACATCGCACCCAAGAGTTCCAGCACCTAAAAGTAGACATCGAGCACTAGACAACTTCCCAGGATTTACAGGGAGGCTGGCTGGCAATTTCAAACAAGTGTCCGATTTTATCAAATTAGAAATGCCTGTAAGGTCCTTTAAATATGTTGGTTGGTTAATGGCTTGCATGACAAAATTCAACCCTTCTCTTCTATATTCAGACAGTACCTGAAATGTTTAGCAAGGAGAAACGTCAGTATATATACAACTCTTATAATGCAGCGCCATGTGTGCTATAATTTACTTACAATATTAGAACATGCAGTACAATCGTTTGAGGAATTGCTTATCACAGTTGATAAATCACACCGCGGGAGTGATCCTCGCATCTGGTGCGGCAATAAACCAAGCTGATGTTCAGTATCCATCCCAGCCATATCTCCTGGAGCATGTATCCTGCAAGAGGTATGGTTTAGTTTTCTTTAGTTCTAGCTTGATCAACTACTCTTCATCGAAATCAATGATACACGTACAAAAATTGCAACTCTGCAGTTATCTTTCAGGTATTTAGCAGCTTACCCCTCTGGATGATGTAACATCCTCGCAAAGAGCTCCACCGCTTTGCCGGATACAATGGAGGTCAACCCAGGTAGTGCTACTGTTTCATCAGAGACTGACTGCAAACCAATAAGATCAAGCAAATATGAAATCTAGTAACCAGTGTCAAAATTAAAAGTACAAAAAAAATGAGAATATTCCACAAATGTAAGTCTTTATCTGGTATACATTGAAAAGGGAAGTCGTATCGTTGCAGAAACAGCACCCCAATCTTTGACGACCGAGAGCATCTTCAGTGGATAAATTCTGTATCTGAGCAATCACGTCATCCATATTTCCACTTCTTGTTCCTGGACCAGCACCATGTCGCATGACAAGGTAACTGTCATGTCCTAATGCTGCAGTGATGGCCATCTGCAGTGGAGACAAAAGACCTTTAGTTCCCAAGAGCTCGCTATGTTTAAAAATGGAAGATGGGGAAAGCATACTTATTTAAATGAAACCACATGGCCAGAATATATTCTCTAGTCAAGCTATTGAGTATTAAAATTTCTTGGTCACTGAGTGAATTATTGCAAAGCCCCCCTGCAGATGAATAATATGTCTGAGATTTACCTTGTTTTCGTTTGCGCACAAAAGAGTTGGAAACCATCTGCTCTCCCATGTGTCAGTCAACAAGAAGACCACATCACTAGAAGCTACTAATGTTTGAAGACGCTCACAATCATCAAGCACACTTGGAGAAACCGGATTCCCAGGCGCTGGTATTTCCATCTGGATGGCTTCGACGTCCTAGATGACAGCAATTGTTGTCAACAAGCAGATCTGTAGAAAGCAAATATTCAAGAAAAAGGTAGCCATGACTTACCACTGCAGGGCATCTCTCTTTTAGATGTGAAACTATTGCGGTGGCTCTTGGGACACCACAATCGTCATCTATGTAGAGTGATTGTTTGAGTACATCAGGCATAGAAACATGACCACCGTCAACCACTGTTAGTTTCCGTACACCCCAGGTCTGAAATTTTGGTTCCATCATGAATAAAAAGATACAAAAGATATGTGTAAGTGCAGATTTTATTTAAGTTTGTTAGAAGGGAATTATGTAATTGTATACtactccattccaaattactttaAGTTCTAGCTTTGTCCTAAGTCTTCTTTTAAATTTAACAAAGTATATAGAAAAATATTGCtaatatagtatgaaaatacattttATGCTGAATCTAATGAAAATTAATTTGGCCTTGTAGATGTTAATATATTAGTCTGACATAGGACAAAGCTATAACTTCAATTCAAAtgatttggaacgaagggagtattacaGTTTGTTACATGGGAGCATGGAAACAGCAGTACACAATGTACGAACCATGAGTAAGCGAGAAACTTCACATCCAAGAGTTCCAGCACCCAACAGAAGACATCGAATGCCAGATAACTTCTCCAAATCAACAGGGAAATGCCGCCATCCCATAAGCTTCAAGTGCATCAGTTGTTGTTCTTCATCCCGCCTGCGCATATGATAAACAATTGAAATAAATCCAATTAATTACTGATAATGTGCAGAGCAAGGTAAAACACTCTTCATCTACCTTTCTGGGCTCATTGATTCAAGATTGATTTCTTtcagtttcttttctttccttccaTCCCCAGGCTTTTCTCCTTCCCATCCAATAGCTTCAGGCACATAATCAGAGTCATCCCAGCCTGTAATcatgttagagtacgtaatgagcccattagtcttagggttcattagagataagggtcgcttgcttaggggtcaagtaagccttgcttgggagtcaagtaaacctctctatataaagagaggagatgtatcaatctaatcaagcaagaattaagaaggaaatcccttccatcttgcccggccgtgggcaaaaggcccccggccggccctctcgcgccctccttctagcagcgccataacaatttggtatcagctagcttcggttcgatcatgtcttcaccaccGCCCAACCTGTCTCTTCCGCTGCCGGTCACGACCGTCgccccgctcctgcccgcgctgGGATCTTCCGTTGCGCCCGCCCCCGTCGTCCTCACCCCGGAGGTGTCCGGGGCGCTGCGGGACCTAACacaggcggtccaggagatccatctgttcttggccgggtcctatGGGCCGCACCTGGCTGCGCCGCCCAtcaccgccaccgcgccgccgtggcagccgccgcaccaagcggcccccgccgcgctcgccgggctgctgcagcagccgctgcagctgccatccatcgcccCGTCCTGGCTGCCGTGGCAGCTGCCGCAccaggcggcctccgccgcgctcgtcgggctgctgcagcagccgctgcaactgccatccaccgccaccaccgccccgtcctggctgccgtggcagccgccgcaccaggtggCCTCCGCCGCGCTCATCAGGCCGCTGCAGCAGCTGCCATCCACCGCcccgccctggctgcagtggcagccacCGCTCCTGGCGacctccgccgcgcccggcgctccgCCGCAGCAGCCATCACCGGTCAGCTCTGGCCCCGCATCGACCGCACCGACGGGAGTCCCGATCCACcagatcaagttcccgccgtcgccatcaccgcttccccagggcgtccccatccagcagatcaagcttccgccgtcgccgtcaccgcttccAGCTTGGATCACTACCCGCCACGTGCCGGCGACGGTGAGGCTGCTGcacgcggcctcctagcgcgtcggcgtgtgcgggagttgcgtggtctgcagctgccgctcctcccagttgcgcttcgctgcgcaaaggacctcgatctcgtccgctgcgtcggggatcatgggcatgcggtttcccccacgggcggcgggcagctgttttccccgcgggcaacgacctcaaagtctgcgacatcagcggttgggggggcgcacccctcctcgtcattctccatcgcaagccctccactcttccctgtgCAGTGCAAACCAACAGCCGTCCGGCagggagaaggcatggtgtcaccgacagcagcgcaccgcgtagcaccactgcattccgccaccggccgccgcgcgggcgcctctgctggtcactcttgcgaccacttccaggtggtcatacacatgcactccttttgtccaggtggtgtccatgggatccaggtggctgtacacgtgcacgtccgacgtgcggatggtgtccactttttgttaaggggtccaaaataaagcgtcccagtccatttcaggttgagaataataaaacaagccgagatgtaaaaggcttgtttttaggtgttaggtttttGTTGCGTcaagtcatggttataagttggttaggctgcagctcgaggacaagctgcatgtccaagTGGGGTGtggtgttagagtacgtaatgggcccattagtcttagggttaattagagataagggtcgcttgcttaggggtcaagtaagccttgcttgggagtcaagtaaacctctctatataaagagaggagatgtatcaatctaatcaagcaagaattaagaaggaaatcccttccatcttgcccggccgtgggcaaaaggcccccggccggccctctcgcgccctccttctagcagcgccataacaaatCACAACCAATGTTAAATAAAAAATACAAACTATGACTGAAACTGCTATGGAGAAGTTCTTATCCAGATAGATCATAATACCATGAGGTTGTGGAAATGATGCTTCGCCAATAAGGGATTTCTCTAGATCAAGCTCCGATCGTTTTTCTCGGTAGCATAAGAACTGAATCTTCTCAATTTTCAACTGCAGACTAAGGAATGCAATGTAGTTTCTAAGAGCCCAGCTAGGATCTTGATGACAACCATGATCATAAAATCCAAATAGAAGCTGCATTAGCAGATCAAAGCATTTAAAGAAAGAACAGATATATGCATGAAGAATACAAACCGGATCTCCTAAATTTCGTACCAAATATGAGAGCACGAAATATTTGTGATGATCAAATGAGTAACACAGACATACCTTTTGGCCATTGTCCTGGCAATCTTTCCAATCCTTGAGTTGCCTTATAGCAATACAAGAATCCGAGGATATATCGACAAAGAAAAATGGAAGAGCTGCAGAAATATGGATCCATTGCAACAAAAGTATTGCAAATTAGCAAAACATGGCCAATT is from Triticum aestivum cultivar Chinese Spring chromosome 3A, IWGSC CS RefSeq v2.1, whole genome shotgun sequence and encodes:
- the LOC123061479 gene encoding ubiquitin-like modifier-activating enzyme atg7 gives rise to the protein MAAKAEVRPRPLELDPIASRVELAFWEDLRRLKLDVLGTDDSPIPITGYYTPCTHPKMSGLLRLGRESLVPPSANSFGSRNSCPVPGTLINTNNMRGLQNLDVEYLLREEAKKILHDIMHGKIEEDPSLLLRFLVISFADLKNWKIYYSVAFPSLVFKSEMTLLSLHSASLVLSQEEAKSLSKSLKEWRSSNETAALPFFFVDISSDSCIAIRQLKDWKDCQDNGQKLLFGFYDHGCHQDPSWALRNYIAFLSLQLKIEKIQFLCYREKRSELDLEKSLIGEASFPQPHGWDDSDYVPEAIGWEGEKPGDGRKEKKLKEINLESMSPERRDEEQQLMHLKLMGWRHFPVDLEKLSGIRCLLLGAGTLGCEVSRLLMTWGVRKLTVVDGGHVSMPDVLKQSLYIDDDCGVPRATAIVSHLKERCPAVDVEAIQMEIPAPGNPVSPSVLDDCERLQTLVASSDVVFLLTDTWESRWFPTLLCANENKMAITAALGHDSYLVMRHGAGPGTRSGNMDDVIAQIQNLSTEDALGRQRLGCCFCNDTTSLFNSVSDETVALPGLTSIVSGKAVELFARMLHHPEGIHAPGDMAGMDTEHQLGLLPHQMRGSLPRCDLSTVISNSSNDCTACSNIVLSEYRREGLNFVMQAINQPTYLKDLTGISNLIKSDTCLKLPASLPVNPGKLSSARCLLLGAGTLGCDVARILMDYGVRNLTIVDSGCVVVSNLARQSLYTTKDRKTPKATAVLEHLKERCSSVEVEGIQMEIPMPGHPVSSKEAAGVLKACERLQELVATHDAVFLLTDTRESRWLPTLLCANENKIAITAALGYDSYLAMRHGAGPGTNSEGSDMVAAMNKLSAEDVLGGQRLGCYFCNDVIAPVDSVSNRTLDQQCTVTRPGLASIASGHAADLFTRLLNHPDGIHAPGDIAGTSSERPSGLLPHQMRGSLSQYSLLTLMGYSSSSCIACSNAVLREYRSRGLDFVMQVINEPTYLEDLTGLTELMKSADYSRVEWVDEVDDDEEFADM